The following proteins come from a genomic window of Lachnoclostridium phytofermentans ISDg:
- a CDS encoding leucine-rich repeat domain-containing protein has protein sequence MRQDIEFRKENNEIIVQKYNGTSSQIEIPSVIDGLPVTEIADYAFHNCRSLQKVIIPDSITTIGNHAFYDCRKLESMVASDAIHSIGDGAFKNCYLLKSIEIFLRNGKIAVVRNILSEFSSELTVTLHYGQNAYETGKTAKIIFPKFLYDYVENNSARIIRQETYGSGVHYRECMTDSDIDYKKYDSIFHVGMAVDMLDTTLFIALYRIMYPYQLMNTAKENYGNFIREHFEVLMKLLVEDEMREEILCLIKESIITLEQLDYLMEYARRQQKLELVSYFLSYKQRNYLKKSMTFDL, from the coding sequence ATGAGACAGGATATTGAATTTAGAAAAGAAAATAACGAAATTATCGTTCAAAAATATAATGGGACATCGAGTCAGATTGAAATCCCAAGTGTTATAGATGGACTTCCAGTCACAGAAATTGCAGATTATGCGTTTCATAATTGTAGAAGTTTACAAAAGGTAATCATTCCCGATAGTATAACAACAATAGGTAACCATGCTTTCTATGATTGCAGAAAACTAGAAAGCATGGTTGCTTCTGATGCAATTCATAGCATAGGTGATGGAGCTTTTAAGAACTGCTACTTATTAAAATCGATTGAAATATTTCTAAGAAATGGAAAGATTGCAGTAGTAAGAAATATCTTATCTGAATTTAGTTCAGAGCTGACAGTTACACTTCACTATGGACAGAATGCTTATGAAACAGGGAAAACTGCGAAGATAATTTTCCCAAAGTTTTTATACGACTATGTAGAGAATAACTCTGCAAGAATTATTCGTCAGGAAACCTATGGCTCCGGAGTACATTATCGTGAGTGTATGACCGATAGTGATATTGATTACAAAAAATATGATTCGATCTTTCATGTCGGAATGGCGGTTGATATGTTAGATACAACTTTATTCATTGCACTTTATCGAATCATGTACCCGTATCAACTGATGAATACAGCGAAAGAAAATTACGGAAACTTTATTAGAGAACATTTTGAAGTATTAATGAAATTATTAGTTGAAGATGAAATGCGAGAAGAAATCCTTTGCTTAATAAAGGAAAGCATCATAACCTTAGAGCAACTGGATTATTTAATGGAATATGCACGTAGACAGCAAAAATTAGAACTTGTTAGTTATTTTTTAAGCTATAAACAACGGAATTACCTTAAGAAAAGTATGACCTTTGATTTATAG